In the genome of Oncorhynchus gorbuscha isolate QuinsamMale2020 ecotype Even-year linkage group LG05, OgorEven_v1.0, whole genome shotgun sequence, the window ccctttttacactgctgccactccctgtttattatctatgcatagtcactttacccctacctacatgtacaaatgacctggactaacctgtaccctttttacactgctgccactccctgtttattatctatgcatagtcactttacccctacctacatgtacaaatgacctggactaacctgtaccctttttacactgctgccactccctgtttattatctatgcatagtcactttacccctacctacatgtacaaatgacctggactaacctggaccttttacactgctgccactccctgtttattatctatgcatagtcactttacccctacctacatgtacaaatgacctggactaacctggaccctttttacactgctgccactccctgtttattatctatgcatagtcactttacccctacctacatgtacaaatgacctggactaacctgtacccttttacactgctgccactccctgtttattatctatgcatagtcactttacccctacctacatgtacaaatgacctggactaacctgtaccctttttacactgctgccactccctgtttattatctatgcatagtcactttacccctacctacatgtacaaatgacctggactaacctgtaccctttttacactgctgccactccctgtttattatctatgcagtcactttacccctacctacatgtacaaatgacctggactaacctgtacccttgcacattgactcagtacccctgtatatagcctcgtcatTGTTTTGAGTTACTttatactttagtttatttagtaaatattttcttaactatttcttgaactgcattggtGGTTAAGAGCttgaaagtaagaatttcacagtaaggtctacacctgttgtattcagcgcatgtgacaaataacatttgagttGAGTGAGGGGTAGACAGGGGTCAGCTAAGCCCCCTTTCTGGTCCATCTGCTGACTAGTCGGAATCAGAGGCTCTGGCTTCCCCTGTTGCATTGTGGGCAAGACAATCACACTGACCCATACTAGCCCCACAAGTGAACGACCTCACGCTGCTCTCAGGTCATGTGACCTTGGCATTTGGACACATGATATGGGCGAGGGAAAAAAGTCACAAGACCAATCCTACAGTGTATTAGTAACTACGGCACTGGATTGTCTGACCTATTTGGTGTGTTTGACTGGCTCCCACAAACAATTCTAGGACTGCAGAGAGATATTCAAGAACTACCCAATAGAATTCTAGAACTACAGAGGAATATTCTAGATCCACAGATACATATATTTTACGGATTCAGTATCACAATGACTCACACGAGAAACCAACCGATTCCACTGAAAAAGAAAATATCATGACCACAACTAATCACGGTATAGACAATTAACACATGTACATTTGTCATTTAGCTATACTCACGATTCATTTCCATTCTCTTCGCAGTCCTCTGGGAAACAGTCATCTTCCCGATCCAGGATATCCTGGTATTTTTCTGAATATTCTGTAACACAAAAACACACCTTTAGGGACAATGCAAAGCTTTTGCAGGGTTTTACATTGATGAATAATGTAGATATACTCACCAGGGTCGGCTGCTGTGAAGGGAGTGCCGTCTGCAGTGTAGAACGTAGGCTCATTCTGAGAGGAGAAACGCACAAAGACACAAAGAACAGCGGTGAAATGGTTAGTAGGCATGAAATTAAAATGTGAACATCTAAACCAGTTTCCCAAAATGGTAGATCGGTGCCAATTCCTTTTGGATCACGGGTTAAAGCTGGGAGCTGGCTTGAAACTTGAGAAGTTTAGAAGATTGGATGGAGGGAGTAGTGTTGTTATCTAGACCCAACTCCTCACCATAAAGTAGTTGGGGTCATTGTCAGGTGTAGCgtcagaagcagcagcagcatggACTCTGCCCCAGTTACTAGACCTCAGCTCCACCagccgcaataacatctgcttcaCATCTCTgatggacacacagacagtccTATATTCATTGGACCAATCACTCACTCAGCATCAATAACATCTCCttcacacagacagtcagtcattcattcaACCAGCTTTTATCTAATCCAATCTAAGAAGCATTCATTTGGCAGAGGTAGTTTTGACAAGAGTGTTTCTACTAAACAGTCTCTTTATTCATCTCACATGCACACCTGCTGCACTGGGCGTCCAGTACAATGTTCTCAATCCTCTGgactatctggtccatgtcagactTCCCTTTCTCTTGCCACACATCCTCCAGAACCGAGCCGGTCAACTACAGAAGACATCACAGATAAACAGTGCAACAAAGGGGAATTTGTCTTTCGCATTATAACAAACTTAACAATAAACATTATTACAttgtaatacaatacaatattttCCATTCACTTGGGATGATGGCCTGCAGATTTATCTTGAAACACAGTAAATAACTGTACCACAGATGACGTGGAACCTTGAGTCAGCTTGAATTTAGAGATCAGAAAACTTGCGAAATCACCTTAAGCAGTTTGACAGCACAGATGAGGTTTCCATCCACTGGGTTAGAAAAGAGGACATTAATCAGCTCCCTCAGGGCGATTAGCAGGATCTCAGCTCGGGACGGAGGCCCCTTTGCAGTCTTTACCTGAGACAACAGGAGGTCAGGTTCTGTCATTCTCTAGGGTTTATTATCAACTCAAAATGGATCTAGGGGAGGGGGTATGGAAGGAGGTTGGGTTATGGGAGGCAAGTGGCAAAGTTGTGAGGGGCTGAAATGGAAATAGTTATTAAAATCAAGTGTCACTTGGGAAATAAGTGTTTTAATGGATACTTTTAAGTGCTTTTGTTCTGGAATACAATGTACATTTTGCTGTATATGTTTTTACCAAATTAAATTCAGCTCAATTCAACAGATGCATAAATACCCCCAAAATCCTGGGACAGGACAACGGTGCTCCTGCTCACCTCCAGTCTGAGATAGAGCTCCCCCAGAAAGAGCACATAGGCCTGGAACTTCTTCTGTGTCTCCTGGTCTCCTCGCACCgctacatccctctgttcatACTCTGTccgacacctacagcacccagaTACAGAGCAAGAGAGTGGGTTTCTGTATAAATGACTACAAGGGTTTCTTGTGGTGAAGCAACAGGATTAAGATGGTGATGAAATTATACTAACAAAGCTCACCGTTTTAGTAAAAGCTGACGAAAGTTTCCACTTGCTGGGCTGAGTACGAGGTTATGAGACAGGAAGTTACAGAGCCTTGCCCCCGTGTATGAGAAATTGGGGATAGCAGTAGACtgcaaaaataaacaaaatgaacagaacacattttttttaaacaacactaaaacaaaatacagtaaactacagtataggAGACGCTCGTAGATGACCGAACCGTGTGTGTGTTGATACACATACTTGTGTGTAGATGAGTTCCACCAGTTCTTGCAACGTCTCCTCAGTAGTAACCCAGCTGTTCAGCATGTTTACCATGTGCTCAATGTCCGTCTCAAAGGACCCCGGCGAGGAGTTTAGGTAGCTGAGAAACTCCTCAACCAATTCAGCCAATGTCATCTCAGTATAATAGCCATCACTGCCATCCTCCGAAACAGATTCCTTTAAAATGGAGAACACTGGTAATAgaagatatgtgaaaaacacagaaactagctagtagctacagcCAGTACCTCCAGCTGAGAGCTACTCATTAGTTGTGGATGAGGTGATTGATTAGTTTGGTCCTTATAATGTAAAGTGCAGTCACCAAGACACTAGGCAACACAATCTGTCATTATCCATTATTACAGGGGGTGCAGACTTTATTCCAACCCAGCACCACCACACCAGATGTCATTTAATAAGGGGCTTAGTGATTACCCTAGTTGAACCAGGTGTTAGGAGTACTggactggaacaaaagcctgcaccctGGGTGGGTTTCCAGGACCACGGCTTTCATACCTCATAGGGGGAGAAGCTAGCAGGGTAGAACTCCGGTGCATTGGCTGATAGAATGGAGGTATTCACCAGAGAGTCCACACTTTTCACTTTGGAGGCAGGAGTGCTGTGGTTTTGAATGAATTGGTGGGGTTTGCTTGGGCTTCTGCTTTCTGAGGAAGCAAATTAAGATTTATTTTAAGAACATGTAACTAGCAATAAAGGTCTGGGTGGCACATGAAGTAATGTGCTTGCCCTGTAACAGGGACACTCAGTGGCAGGGACCTAGGTTGTCATGTGACGTGATTTGGCCGCCGTCCTTGAGCTTCATTTAGCAGCTAAGTCACTGACTTTTAAATTTAGTGACAAGTGCAACTAGTTAGTTAGCTATTTAGGTAAGTGTTCTAGGGGCGTTTTAAATGACGACTGTTTGGGCGCTCTAGCACCAAGGTAAAGACAGTTTCAAGTTGGATATTCAACGGATATTAGCGCTTTCAAACCTCAATAGCTTTCAAACCACTTGAGCTACAGACTCCAAATAAGTGTCGTAATGTTGGAAAAATTGTGCACAACATTGGACAGGTCTTATTTTCACAATTTGGACATTACACTTTCCAAAGCCAATAAACATGTGGAAATTTGAGCAGCATTTTGTACTCTTTGTTGAATTAGTTAGGGAGCGTAAACAAAGTACATTTCTCTACATTTAAGATGTTaagagctccttggtcatgtgacctaatgacttcaaacaaggttcagtttgtccactgactacccttctatattgcacatgcttaagtttgtccattttcatctcataTGATTTTTTCTAAATtttgaatttcaatagctccttggtcatgtgacctactgacctcaaacaaggttcagaatgtccactgactatACCTTCATAATCAGACACTGATGTTAGTCTACTTTAATCTCATGCTATTAGACTTAAATCTGTAAGCTTTTGCAGGCCTTCATTTTACATGGTTGTcaaaaaaaataatgttaaagTTAACAGCCTCGCAATAACCATCTTTCACATGGACACTGAAAAGAGCCGCAACTGGCTGCATGTGCTATGCATCAAGGACAGGAGAGGTGTTCGAACAGAGGTGCTTAAAGGAAGACACACAGGTAGGCCTCATGAAAAACAATGTTTCATATGCTCTTTTTAATCACAGTAAAAGGCAGGGATTTGTCAGATTGAGCTTGATAACATGAAAAAGTCCTTTTCATAGCATCACTTTCATATACTGCACATTAAGACAAATCCTTCTACGTTGAGTATTAGAACGCAGTTTACATAACCTGATAATGACTTGATATTTGAGTGCATTGACAACAAGCCACCTGCAGACAACTTACAAAATGCAATAGCGCATTTGACAGTTCACTTTTCTGATGAAAATAGTTATTTGATGCATGGCCTACTATTTCTAACTAGGAAAATAAATTCCTACATCTTTTGTGAGTAAAATCCTTTTTCCAAAATTGATTTAGGTACATTTTTGTGAAGAGGTATGAAGGTTGTGATATGGGTCATTTAATAGTAAAATCATTTAAGGGATCAATACATTTCTATATTGCTTCCCCAGTATCTGCATGAACCATCAGGCCAAGTGTTTTTGGTTGACCCTGCTGGAcagccctcaatctcacacaaattatcatggAATTTACCAGGTACAATCCTAAATCCGTAAActtgggcaccctcatagatatcatcctgaccaacctgttctctaaatacacctctgctgtcttcaaccaggatctcagcgatcacctcattgcctgcatcggtaatgggtcagcggtcaaacgaccaccccgcatcacagtcaaacgctcccttaaacacttcagcgagcaggcccctctattcgacctggcccgggtatcctggaaggatattgacctcatcccgtcagtagaggatgcctgggtattctttaaaagtgctttcctcaccatcat includes:
- the LOC124035261 gene encoding polyadenylate-binding protein-interacting protein 1-like, which encodes MTENFDRAPGAGRAHIKPRSPGLADVGDGDATSVFNQREPLRQPRTSPPLTENNPNYSEAIGGESRSPSKPHQFIQNHSTPASKVKSVDSLVNTSILSANAPEFYPASFSPYEESVSEDGSDGYYTEMTLAELVEEFLSYLNSSPGSFETDIEHMVNMLNSWVTTEETLQELVELIYTQSTAIPNFSYTGARLCNFLSHNLVLSPASGNFRQLLLKRCRTEYEQRDVAVRGDQETQKKFQAYVLFLGELYLRLEVKTAKGPPSRAEILLIALRELINVLFSNPVDGNLICAVKLLKLTGSVLEDVWQEKGKSDMDQIVQRIENIVLDAQCSRDVKQMLLRLVELRSSNWGRVHAAAASDATPDNDPNYFMNEPTFYTADGTPFTAADPEYSEKYQDILDREDDCFPEDCEENGNESSFNDEDEMDPEIEEAFEKFCLESERRRR